The Bradyrhizobium betae genomic interval GAGACCACCTTCAAGGAAGAGTGCGAGACCGATCTGTTCGGTGAGCAGGTCGTGCTCTGCGGCGGCCTGGTCGAGCTGATCAAGGGCGGCTACGAGACCCTGGTCGAAGCCGGCTACGCGCCGGAGATGGCCTATTTCGAGTGCCTGCACGAGGTGAAGCTGATCGTCGACCTGATCTATGAAGGCGGCATCGCCAACATGAACTACTCGATCTCGAACACCGCCGAGTATGGCGAATACGTCACCGGCCCGCGCATTGTCACTGCCGAGACCAAGGCCGAGATGAAGCGCGTTCTCGCCGACATCCAGGGCGGCAAGTTCGCCCGCGACTGGATGCTGGAGAACAAGGTCAACCAGACCTCGTTCAAGGCGACCCGCGCCAAGCTCGCCGCGCACCCGATCGAGGAAGTCGGCGCCAAGCTGCGCGACATGATGCCCTGGATCAAGAAGGGCGCGCTGGTCGACAAGAGCAAGAACTGAGGCTTGCTTGCCCCGGATGCAGTGCAGCGCGTAAGCGGTGCGCTGCTGATCCGGGGCCCATCGCGGCTTCTGGGTCCCGGCTCTGCGCTTCGCTTCGCTGTGCTTGTCCGGGACACGAGAGCGAAAACACAAGCTTCGCTCGCCAAACCAAATCTTAAACCTTCGCGACTATATCTGAGCGGGATCGCAAACAGCGGTCTCGCTCTTTTCATCTCGCGCGAAGCATTGCTGCTTCATTCAAGTTCTTCGCGAGTTGAAGTGCTCTCCGAGCAGCAAGAACTGACGCTTAAACCACATTCTTGACCTCGCGTCGTTTCTCGGAATTTCCCGCAAGCTTCCAGACTCCGAAATGTCAGCGTCTTCAGAGTCGAAGCCTGGGCTCTTCATCCGCGTTCTCAGCGCGCGAACGGTCTGGTCGTGCGAGGTTCGCGTGCCGCTTTATCCTAAGAATCAACACCTGCTTGCTGCCTCCCGCGGCAGACCGCCAGGCAAAATATGGCGTCGGTGCGCAGCCTGAGAACCGGTTGGCATTGCACGTCATGACGTCCCTCCTACATGATCCCCCGGGGGAACCTGAGGGGGAAACGAACATGCGATCTGTCGTCGTCACCGGCGCGTCCACCGGCATTGGCTGGGCCATCGCGAAATTTCTGATCGGGCGCGGCTATCGCGTCTTCGGCAGTGTCCGCAAGCCGGCCGATGCCGACCGGCTCAAGGGTGAGTTCGGTACGGATTTCACGCCGCTGCTGTTCGACGTTACCGATGAGGCCGCCGTGCTGGCGGCGGCGCGCGAGGTCCGCGCTGCGCTGGGCGGCGAGACGCTGGCGGGTCTCGTCAACAATGCCGGCATCGCGGTCGCCGGTCCCGTGCTCGAATTGTCGGCGGATGATTTCCGCCGACAGATGGACATCAACGTCATTGGCCCTGTGATCGCCACGCAGGCCTTCGGGCCGCTGCTTGGCGCGGACCCGTCGCTGAAAGGGCCGAAGGGCCGGATCGTGATGATCAGCTCCGTCGCGGGCAGGAACGGCAATCCGCTGTCGGCGCCTTACTGCACCTCCAAGCACGCCATCGAGGGGCTGTCGGAAAGCCTGCGCCGCGAGCTGATGCTGTTCGGCATCGACGTCATCATCGTCGCCCCCGGCGCGGTGAGGACGCCGATCTGGAGCAAGGCCGAACAGATCGATCTCTCCGTCTACCAGAACTCGCCCTATCTGCCGGCGCTCAACAAGGTCATGGCGTTCATGATGGAGCTCGGTGCGAAGGGCCTGCCGGCCGAGCGCATCGCCGAAATCGTGTTCGAGGCGCTGACCAGCCCAAATCCCAAGGTCCGCTACCAGATCACGCCCGATCGCATGCGCCATCTGATTGGTGCCGTGCTGCCGAAGCGGACGCTCGACCGCATCATCGCCAAGCGGCTGGGGCTGCTGCCGCAGGGTTAATCGAAGTTAGTGCGCCACGGCCGTTCGCCCACGGGGATGGGCGGCCATCGCGACCGGCCCGGCGCCACCTCGGGGGAAGCCAGATCGCCGGCCACCGAGGCTGCCCGGTGCCGTACGGCCTTTCGCCACCTACTAACATTAAGCGAAGGTCGGACTGCGACGCGCGTTGCTTGTCGGTGACGGTTCAATTACAGTTTTATGACACGGTGCAGGCTTCCGGATGCACCGAACGCCGCAGGCCTGCCGACGGCTCGGCATCACCGCGCCGGACCAGCTGTTGCGTGTCGTCGATGGCGTCCGCGCCCAATCCAGGTCCTTCTGCTGCCACCGCCGTGCTGGCGAGCGTCGCCGCGCTCGGAATCTGGCGGCTGCTTGCGGTTGCCGCACCGCATCTGGCGGCGCTCGGCCTGATGTACGAGACCGAGACGGACTTCGGCTCGCGGCTGTCCTTCGCGCTCGCCTGGGGCATCCTCAATTTCCTCTGGATCACGCTGCTGCGGCGGCCCGCATTGTCGGGCGCGCTGTCGCTGACCATGGTCGTGGTGCTGGTGCTGCTGTCGCGGCTCAAGCACGACGTCGTGCAGATGACGGTCAACTTCATCGATCTGATGATGATCGACCGCGACACTGTCGCGTTCCTGTTCACGATCTTCCCGAATCTGCGCTGGTCGGTGATCCTGGCCGGCCTCGTCACGCTGCCGTTGATGTATGCGCTGTGGTGGCTCGATCCGTTCCGCATCCGCAGGCTGCCGGCGCTCGCCTGCAAGCTCGCCTGTCTTGCCGCACTGGTCGGCTATTCGCTTTACCACCCCGACGAGGCCTGGCGCGGCTATTACGACGACGGCTATCTCTCGAAATTCTTCCGCTCCGGCGTCAGCGCGGTCTCCGACTTTGCGCAATACGGCTTCATGGAATCGGCCGCCGCGTCCAACGAGCGCCTCAACATGCCGCTGGTCGATGCCTGCCATCCCGCCGGCCGCCGGCCGAACATCATCATGATCCATGATGAATCCAGCTTCGACATCCGCGCCGCCCAGGGCATCAAGGTGCCCCAGGGATATGGCAGCCATTTCAAATCCTGGGACGGCAAGCAGCGCGCGTTCCTGGCCGAGAGCAATGGTGGCCCGAGCTGGTTCACCGAATACAACGTGCTTGCCGGGCTTTCGTCGCGCTCGTTCGGCCGCTTCGCCTATTTCGTGACGCGTATCGCCTCAAACCGCGTCGAACGCGGGCTACCGCTGGCGCTGCGCCGCTGCGGCTACGACACC includes:
- a CDS encoding SDR family oxidoreductase, with amino-acid sequence MRSVVVTGASTGIGWAIAKFLIGRGYRVFGSVRKPADADRLKGEFGTDFTPLLFDVTDEAAVLAAAREVRAALGGETLAGLVNNAGIAVAGPVLELSADDFRRQMDINVIGPVIATQAFGPLLGADPSLKGPKGRIVMISSVAGRNGNPLSAPYCTSKHAIEGLSESLRRELMLFGIDVIIVAPGAVRTPIWSKAEQIDLSVYQNSPYLPALNKVMAFMMELGAKGLPAERIAEIVFEALTSPNPKVRYQITPDRMRHLIGAVLPKRTLDRIIAKRLGLLPQG
- a CDS encoding sulfatase-like hydrolase/transferase, giving the protein MASAPNPGPSAATAVLASVAALGIWRLLAVAAPHLAALGLMYETETDFGSRLSFALAWGILNFLWITLLRRPALSGALSLTMVVVLVLLSRLKHDVVQMTVNFIDLMMIDRDTVAFLFTIFPNLRWSVILAGLVTLPLMYALWWLDPFRIRRLPALACKLACLAALVGYSLYHPDEAWRGYYDDGYLSKFFRSGVSAVSDFAQYGFMESAAASNERLNMPLVDACHPAGRRPNIIMIHDESSFDIRAAQGIKVPQGYGSHFKSWDGKQRAFLAESNGGPSWFTEYNVLAGLSSRSFGRFAYFVTRIASNRVERGLPLALRRCGYDTLSLYPAYGGFMAARSFQMTTGVERFLDSKDLGAKDVEPDSFFYDKALKLMGQQPPNKPLFTFVYLGANHFPWETRFRPDLLPNWRAPGNVPSIDEYLRRQAMSAEQYKAFLAGLKKNFPGEPFLIVRYGDHQPEFAPAILEPGLDEGALGKKLDAYDPRLYATYYAIDAVNFEPVKSEAVMDTVDGPYLPLVIQEAAGIPLDPSFAEQKEIMLRCKGIFYGCKDGAEARRLNRLLINAGMIRGL